In one Campylobacter insulaenigrae NCTC 12927 genomic region, the following are encoded:
- a CDS encoding P27 family phage terminase small subunit, with protein MQKEFLSCDEVLQILNINSKEYLSRYLKKNGVKVLRGKAKPYPKEEILKLAKKRQDDNHHNSKQNEIALFIDESIIKEKPKNKQMVKDEEISKSSLNFQAIEQELAQKVKNDLINLGIYDDLEDDIIKVYAKNLILLECSSKEVEKKGFCTTSDKGTQIITPELVAFNSLTKNVVGLAKILGIGAPSRTRVNPKEQKESSPFDVLLGKEDE; from the coding sequence ATGCAAAAAGAATTTTTGAGTTGTGATGAGGTTTTGCAAATACTAAATATTAATTCTAAAGAGTATTTGAGTAGATATTTAAAGAAAAATGGAGTCAAGGTTTTAAGAGGAAAAGCTAAACCTTATCCAAAAGAAGAAATATTAAAGTTAGCTAAAAAAAGACAAGATGACAATCACCATAACTCAAAGCAAAATGAAATAGCACTTTTTATAGACGAAAGCATTATAAAAGAAAAACCAAAAAACAAGCAAATGGTTAAAGATGAAGAAATAAGTAAAAGTAGCTTAAATTTTCAAGCAATAGAGCAAGAATTGGCTCAAAAAGTAAAAAATGACTTGATTAATTTAGGAATTTATGATGATCTTGAAGATGATATTATTAAAGTATATGCTAAAAATCTTATCTTATTGGAATGTTCAAGTAAAGAGGTGGAGAAAAAAGGTTTTTGCACCACAAGCGATAAAGGAACGCAGATTATCACTCCTGAGCTAGTTGCTTTTAACTCTTTAACTAAAAATGTAGTAGGCTTAGCAAAAATTTTAGGTATCGGTGCTCCAAGTAGAACAAGGGTAAATCCAAAAGAGCAAAAAGAAAGCTCTCCTTTTGACGTTTTATTGGGGAAAGAAGATGAATGA
- a CDS encoding HNH endonuclease, producing the protein MNTYKFCKCGKKILSHLSKCSECKITTVRNQNKHYDAFKRDRDSSSFYHSVEWKRLRFSFINDNPFCFKCGRFAKIVDHVIPIRQGGEKLNVTNLQSLCMTCHNKKTKEELKGVGGQISIKPMS; encoded by the coding sequence ATGAATACGTATAAATTTTGCAAATGTGGAAAGAAGATACTCTCTCATTTGAGTAAGTGTTCTGAGTGTAAGATAACAACCGTTAGAAATCAAAATAAACACTATGATGCTTTCAAAAGAGATAGAGATAGCTCTAGTTTTTATCATAGTGTAGAGTGGAAGAGATTGCGTTTTAGTTTTATTAATGATAATCCATTTTGTTTTAAATGTGGAAGATTTGCAAAGATTGTTGATCATGTTATCCCTATAAGACAAGGTGGAGAAAAACTAAATGTAACAAATTTACAAAGTTTATGTATGACTTGTCACAATAAAAAAACCAAAGAAGAATTAAAAGGGGTAGGGGGCCAAATCTCTATAAAGCCGATGTCCTAG